A single region of the Branchiostoma lanceolatum isolate klBraLanc5 chromosome 1, klBraLanc5.hap2, whole genome shotgun sequence genome encodes:
- the LOC136423061 gene encoding ubiquitin-conjugating enzyme E2 L3-like has product MAATRRLAKELSQMRQNGIKSFRDIQVDESNMLLWQGLIVPDSPPYNKGAFKIEIVFPAEYPFKPPRITFKTKIYHPNIDEKGQVCLPIISAENWKPATRTDQVINALVALVNDPEPEHPLRGDLAEEYSKDRKKFLKNAEEYTKKHGEKRPAEA; this is encoded by the exons ATGGCCGCCACTCGAAGGTTGGCAAAG GAACTTTCGCAAATGCGCCAGAATGGTATAAAGTCATTCCGAGACATCCAGGTGGATGAATCCAACATGCTTCTCTGGCAGGGGCTCATTGTGCCA GACAGCCCCCCGTACAACAAAGGTGCATTTAAGATCGAGATAGTCTTCCCAGCAGAGTACCCCTTCAAGCCTCCGAGGATCACCTTCAAGACGAAGATCTACCACCCCAACATCGACGAGAAGGGGCAGGTGTGTCTGCCCATCATCAGTGCAGAGAACTGGAAACCTGCCACCAGGACTGACCAAG TTATCAACGCGCTGGTAGCGCTGGTGAACGACCCAGAGCCCGAACACCCGCTACGGGGCGACCTGGCCGAGGAGTACTCAAAAGACAGGAAGAAGTTCTTGAAGAACGCGGAAgaatacacaaaaaaacatggcgAGAAACGACCGGCGGAGGCTTGA
- the LOC136423072 gene encoding RWD domain-containing protein 4-like, translating to MPKEDQEEELEVLQSIYECDECFKEINSTTFQYRIGDEGEAMSFLLEVSWGEDYPDVTPNISLDAFYNNHIHREVKDDILQRLKEQAEENLGLAMTFTLIEWAKENREELMAKQLEILENKRIEGENKPQESPERQVEQVVGNKKEKKEQLTKAQKRRLADRTDHKGERPRGWDWVDVVKHLSKTGGGKQDG from the exons ATGCCCAAGGAGGATCAAGAG GAGGAGTTGGAGGTCTTACAGTCAATCTACGAGTGTGACGAGTGCTTTAAGGAGATTAACAGCACAACCTTTCAGTACAGA ATAGGAGATGAGGGAGAAGCCATGTCGTTCCTTCTAGAGGTGTCCTGGGGGGAAGACTACCCCGATGTCACCCCTAACATCAGTCTGGACGCCTTCTACAACAACCACAT ACACAGGGAAGTTAAAGATGACATTTTACAAAGACTAAAAGAACAG GCAGAGGAAAACCTGGGCCTTGCCATGACGTTTACGTTGATAGAGTGGGCAAAGGAGAACAGGGAGGAGCTGATGGCCAAACAGCTAGAGATACTGGAGAATAAG AGAATAGAAGGAGAAAACAAGCCCCAGGAGAGTCCAGAGAGGCAAGTTGAACAGGTGGTGGGGAataagaaagagaagaaggagcAGCTCACCAAGGCACAGAAGAGGAGATTAGCTGATAGAACAG ATCATAAAGGGGAGAGGCCGAGGGGCTGGGACTGGGTGGACGTGGTCAAACAT CTTAGCAAAACAGGCGGAGGAAAGCAGGATGGCTGA